The Sphingomicrobium aestuariivivum DNA window GACACGGCCTCGGGGGTGGGCGATGTGAGCGTTTCGCTCTCGCACGTCCTGCTCGGCGGCGAGCGCGCCATCCCGACCCTGATCGGGCGCCTCAGCGGCACGCTCGGCACGGCAGTGCGCGGCGAAGACCATGGCCTTCTCGGCGGCGGCTATCACGGGCTCGGCGTCGGCCTGTCGGCCAGCCAGCGGCTCGACCCGCTCGTCTTCGCGGGCAGCCTGTCGTGGGACAAAAGATTCGAGCGGGACGGGGTCGATCCCGGCGGCCGCTGGGGTTTCTCGCTGGCAAGCTATTTGGCGGTCTCGCCCGAGGCCTCGCTGCGCCTGCAATATAGCCAGAGCCATGCTGGCGATGTCAGCGTGGACGGGGTGCCGGTGCCGGGATCGGGCGGGACCAGCGCCTCGCTCTCCTTCGGCACGTCGGTGATCGCCAAGCGAGGATTGCTCGTCGATGTCGGCGTCGCCGTCGGGCTGACCGAGCGCGCACCCGACCTCGCCCTGACCTTCGCCACCCCGATCAGGGTGTCGCGATGAGCGCGGCGCTGCTGGGGCTGCTGCTGGGCGTCGCGGTACAGCCCGCCGGGGCCGCGAGCGAGGACCTGTCCGCCGTGCTCCAAAGGCTGGACCGGCTCGAGAGCGAGAATGCGGCGTTGCGGGCGCGGGTCGCCACGTTGGAGGCGCAGGAAGCGCCCGCGCCATCCATCACGCCGGCAGCGCCGGAAGGACCCGCAGGTCTGGTCGGCACGAGCGCCACCTATGCCGCCGAGATGCTCGAGCATACGGAGGGCATCACCGAACGCCCGCTGCGCCAGCTCGAGGCGCGGGCCGAGGGAGAGCTCGCGCACCGCGTCATCCTGTCGGGCGGCATCACCGCCATCGCCGACTGGCAGTCGAGCAATTCGCCCGGCAGCTTCGGCTATCTCATGCGCCACCCGACCATCGCCAACCAGGTCGGCGACCGCGCTACCGAGATCGTGCTCCACAGCGCGCAGCTCGCGCTGACCGCGACGGTGGGAGAGGAGCTTACCGGCTATGTCGAGTTGCTCTACGATCCCGAACAGAGCTTCGGGCCGGGGACCATCACCGCGCTGACCCGCAACCAGGTGCAGCTGCGGCGCGGGTGGATCCTGTGGGGCAATCTCGACAAGCGGCCCGTCTATGCGCTTATCGGCAAGCTCGACGTGCCCTTCGGCCTCATGGACACGCTCAGCCCCTTCACCAATTCGAGCAATTACCATGCCTTTGGCGGGCTCGCCTTCGGGGGACAGGTGGGGCTCGCCTCGGGCGGTCTGCATGTCCGCGCGATGGCGGTGCAGGGGGGCGCGCAGTTTCGCGCCGCCAATACGCCGGTCGATGGCACCGCTGTGCCTTCGCGCACCAACAATTTTGCGCTGGACGGGCGCTACACGCTGGCACTTGGCGAGAAGGGCGAGGTGATGGCGGGGGCGAGCTACCTCCACGGCAGCCCCTATTGCCAGGCCTATCCGGTTACCCATTTCTCGCCCTGCGCGGAGAATGTGCCGGCATGGGCGGCTTACGGGCGGCTGCGCTACGGACCGGTCACGCTGCTCGCCGACTATGCGACGACGACCAGGCCGTGGCCCGGATCGGCCGTGCCCGATCCCGCCAATCCGCTCAGCATCTACGAGGCGCGCGATACCGAGAGCTTCACCCTTGGCGCCCGCCTCGGCCTGTTCGGTCGGGTCGCGGGGCGTGACCGCCACCGCCTCGCGCTATCGGCCGAGTTCAGCCGTTTTCGCGCGGGCGACAGTGGCTCGCCGTGGGAGAAGCAGGACCAGTGGGTGGGCGGCATCGCCTGGCTGCCCGATCCGGCGATGAAGCTGTTCGCCGAATATGTGCATGTCGACGGTTTCGTGCCTTTGAACTTCCTCAGCGGCGGCAATTTGCCCGACGGGTCGAGCTGGTCGAGCCAGGAGGCGAAGACCGACGTCGTGCTGGTCGGCGGGCAAATGGCTTTTTGAAGAGAGGTCGCGTCAGGAGAAGAGGCGCTTCAGCAGCCCCTTCCTCGCCTCGGCTGGGGGTCCTTTGGCTTCGTCGCTGGCGCTTACGGTGTCTACCGGCTTGGGCTCGATACCCGTGAGGCCCGCCTCGTCGAAGGCGGCCTTCAGTTCATCGGAGATGAAGACGCCCATCGACAAATGCTTGTCGCACCACATGTGAGCACCCCCGATCTTCGCGGCGGAAAAGACGAGCCTCGGTGGGGCGGTGAGGTCGAATCCGGGCGGCACCAGACCTAGCGGTTCTGCCGGCCCTCGATCAGCGCATCGACGACCCCGGGATCGGCGAGCGTCGAGGTGTCGCCGAGCGCGCCATAGTCGTTCTCCGCGATCTTGCGCAGGATACGCCGCATGATCTTGCCCGAGCGGGTCTTGGGGAGCGCGGGGGTGAAGTGGAGATGGTCGGGCGTCGCGATGGGGCCGATCTCCTTGCGGACATGGGCACGCAATTCGGCGGCGAGGTCATCGGACGGTTCGACCCCTGCATTGAGCGTGACGTAGCAATAGATGCCCTGGCCCTTGATGTCGTGCGGATAGCCGACGACGGCCGCCTCGGCGACGTCGTGGTGGAGGACGAGCGCGCTTTCCACCTCGGCGGTGCCCATGCGATGGCCCGACACGTTGATGACATCGTCGACGCGGCCGGTGATCCAATAATAGCCATCGCGATCGCGGCGGCAGCCGTCGCCGGTGAAATATTTGCCGCGATAGGTCGAGAAATAGGTCTGGATGAAGCGATCGTGATCGCCGTAAACGGTGCGCGCCTGCCCCGGCCACGAGGCGGCGATGCAGAGGTTGCCCTCGGCCGCGCCCTCGAGGACCGCGCCGTCATTGTCGACGAGCTGGGGGCTGATGCCGAAGAAGGGCTTGCCAGCACTTCCGGGTTTCATGGCTTGGGCGGCGGGCAGGGTGGTGATCATGATGCCGCCCGTCTCGGTCTGCCACCAGGTGTCGACGATGGCGCAGCGCCCTTCGCCCACGACATCGTGATACCAGCGCCAGGCCTCGGGATTGATCGGCTCGCCGACGGTGCCGAGGATGCGCAGGCTCGAGCGGTCGTGCGCCGTGACAGGATCATCGCCCTCGCGCATCAGCGCGCGGATCGCGGTGGGCGCGGTGTAGAAGATGTTGACCTTGTGGCGCTCCACCACCTGCCAGAAACGCCCGAAATCGGGGAAGTTGGGCACGCCCTCAAACATGACGCTGGTCGCGCGATTGAGGAGCGGGCCGTAGACGATGTAACTATGCCCCGTGACCCAGCCGATGTCAGCGGTGCACCAATAGGTCTCGCCCGGCTGGTAGTCGAAGACATAGTGGAAGGTGCTCGCCGCCCAGACGCCATAGCCGCCGGTGGTGTGGAGCACCCCCTTGGGCTTTCCGGTCGAACCCGAAGTGTAGAGGATGAAGAGCGGGTCTTCGGCCTGCATCGGCTCGCACGGGCAGTCGGCGTCGCCGCGCACGTCGTGGAGCCAATGGTCGCGGTCGTGACACCACTCGATGTCGCTGCCGGTGTTGCGGACGACAAGGACGGCGTCGACCGCGACGCCATCGCGGGTGAGCGCGGCATCGACATTGGCCTTCAGCGGTACGGTCTTGCCGCCGCGGCGGCCTTCATCGGCAGTGATGACGAAGTGGCTGTCGCAATCGGTGAGGCGGCCTGCCAGCGCTTCGGGCGAGAAGCCGCCGAAGACGACCGAATGGACCGCGCCCAGCCTCGCGCAGGCGAGCATGGCAAAGGCGCCTTCGGGGATCATCGGCATGTAGAGGGTGACGCGGTCGCCCTTCTTCACGCCGATTGCTTTCAGCGCATTGGCCATGGCCACGACCTCGCGCCGGAGCTCGGCATAGGTGATGGTGCGCGCGGGCTGTGCCGGATCGTCGGGCTCAAAGATCAGCGCGACCTGTTCGCCATGGCCGGCGGCGACATGGCGGTCGACCGCATTGTGGCACAGGTTGAGGACGCCGTCCTCGTACCAGCGGATGTCGACCGGATCGAAGGACCAGTTGCCCGCCCGGGTCGGGGCGGTGGTCCAGTCGAGGCGCCGAGCCTGCTCAAGCCAGAAGCCGTCATTGTCCTCGAGCGAGCGGGCGTAAAGGCGGCCGTAGGCTTCGGCGTCGGCATGGCTGTCCACGCTCATGAGCGGCGGGTTGATCGCGTCCATCTGTCCCTCCTGACCAACTGGATCGGGGCGAGGCTAACACAGGCGATTTGCACTGTCTCGGGGGACAAATCCTCATAAAATCTCCGCTTTCCCCCCAAGTCGGCAATGGCGAATTAACGGCGGGAAGGGAGGATGGGGATATCGAAATCAAACGGGCGAGCGGGCGTGGAGGGGCGTGCCGCGCGCGTTCCATCCAGAACGGAAGATCGGCACCAAATATCGCTTCTGAGGGCTATTGCCGCAGGGCGCGCACTTCCGCGCGCAAGGCGCGCAATTCGGTGAGGATTTCCTCGCGTTCGTCATGCGCTTCCTCGTCGGTGGCCTCGGACATGGCATTGACGATGACACCGATGAACAGGTTGAGGACGATGAAGCTGGTCATCAGGATGAAGGGCACGAAGAAGAGCCAGGCCTGCGGATAGAC harbors:
- the acs gene encoding acetate--CoA ligase — translated: MDAINPPLMSVDSHADAEAYGRLYARSLEDNDGFWLEQARRLDWTTAPTRAGNWSFDPVDIRWYEDGVLNLCHNAVDRHVAAGHGEQVALIFEPDDPAQPARTITYAELRREVVAMANALKAIGVKKGDRVTLYMPMIPEGAFAMLACARLGAVHSVVFGGFSPEALAGRLTDCDSHFVITADEGRRGGKTVPLKANVDAALTRDGVAVDAVLVVRNTGSDIEWCHDRDHWLHDVRGDADCPCEPMQAEDPLFILYTSGSTGKPKGVLHTTGGYGVWAASTFHYVFDYQPGETYWCTADIGWVTGHSYIVYGPLLNRATSVMFEGVPNFPDFGRFWQVVERHKVNIFYTAPTAIRALMREGDDPVTAHDRSSLRILGTVGEPINPEAWRWYHDVVGEGRCAIVDTWWQTETGGIMITTLPAAQAMKPGSAGKPFFGISPQLVDNDGAVLEGAAEGNLCIAASWPGQARTVYGDHDRFIQTYFSTYRGKYFTGDGCRRDRDGYYWITGRVDDVINVSGHRMGTAEVESALVLHHDVAEAAVVGYPHDIKGQGIYCYVTLNAGVEPSDDLAAELRAHVRKEIGPIATPDHLHFTPALPKTRSGKIMRRILRKIAENDYGALGDTSTLADPGVVDALIEGRQNR
- a CDS encoding imm11 family protein, whose protein sequence is MPPGFDLTAPPRLVFSAAKIGGAHMWCDKHLSMGVFISDELKAAFDEAGLTGIEPKPVDTVSASDEAKGPPAEARKGLLKRLFS